The following proteins come from a genomic window of Micromonospora zamorensis:
- the pheT gene encoding phenylalanine--tRNA ligase subunit beta: MRVSVSWLREYVDLPADLPTGDLEQALVDLGIEVESVVDLAASVTGQLVVGEVREIEELTGFKKPIRFCRVDVGDANGTGEPQEIVCGARNFAVGDRVVVILPGGVLPGGFAIGARKTYGHNSAGMICSAKELGLGDDHSGIIVLGPDVTAKPGDDARPVVGLDDVVLDLEITPDRGYALSLRGLARELSHAFDVPLHDPALAPAPSGTETPAYPVEVRDTVGCDRFTARLVRGVDPSAPTPSWMQQRLVTAGIRSISLPVDITNYVMLELGQPMHAFDADRVVGPLVVRRAEAGEKLTTLDGVNRVLTADDMVICDDTGPISLAAVMGGETSEVVADTTTVLFEAAHWDPAMVGRTARRHKLFSEAAKRWERGVDPAVALVALERAVRLLTEHGGGTPGAEVLDIDHVRPRTPITLPADLPTRRVGVEYPPARVVALLERVGCTVAQGVDRLSEDPGAVGVASGAGTALSVTPPTWRPDLTDPADLVEEVVRLDGYDRVPSVLPTAPPGRGLTPRQRRRRAVAGSLAERGYVEVLAHPFVSPELADQLGLAADDPRRPAVRLANPLSEEEPLLRTTLLGPLLGILKRNLGRGHRDLALYEIGAVFHPRVGAGSPPAMGVDRRPTDAEFAAADAVVPAQPVHVAVVLAGDLDPAGWWGAGRPAGWADAIEAARDVLDAAGIPGERVEVRAAEYAPWHPGRCAELRVDGAVVGHAGELHPVVVAALELPRRTCAMELDLDTLPPTPVTPAPTVSGFPPALIDVALVVDDSVPAEQVRRALEAGAGELLEDVRLFDVYSGAQLGAGRRSLAYKLTFRAPDRTLTVEEAVAARDAAVAVAAERLGATLRGA, encoded by the coding sequence ATGCGAGTTTCTGTCAGTTGGCTGCGGGAGTACGTCGACCTCCCCGCCGACCTGCCCACCGGTGACCTGGAGCAGGCCCTGGTCGACCTCGGCATCGAGGTCGAGTCCGTCGTGGACCTGGCCGCCTCCGTCACCGGTCAGCTCGTCGTCGGTGAGGTCCGCGAGATCGAGGAGCTCACCGGCTTCAAGAAGCCGATCCGGTTCTGCCGGGTCGACGTGGGTGACGCCAACGGCACCGGGGAGCCGCAGGAGATCGTCTGCGGGGCGCGCAACTTCGCCGTCGGTGACCGCGTGGTGGTGATCCTGCCCGGCGGTGTGCTGCCCGGCGGGTTCGCGATCGGCGCCCGCAAGACGTACGGGCACAACTCCGCGGGCATGATCTGCTCGGCGAAGGAGCTGGGTCTCGGCGACGACCACTCCGGCATCATCGTGCTGGGGCCGGACGTGACGGCCAAGCCGGGCGACGACGCGCGCCCGGTGGTCGGCCTCGACGACGTCGTGCTCGATCTGGAGATCACCCCCGACCGGGGGTACGCGCTGAGCCTGCGGGGTCTGGCCCGGGAGCTGTCGCACGCGTTCGACGTGCCGCTGCACGACCCGGCCCTGGCCCCCGCGCCGAGCGGCACCGAGACACCCGCCTACCCGGTGGAGGTCCGCGACACGGTCGGCTGCGACCGGTTCACCGCCCGCCTGGTCCGGGGCGTCGACCCGAGCGCGCCCACCCCGTCGTGGATGCAGCAGCGGCTGGTCACCGCCGGCATCCGCAGCATCTCGTTGCCGGTGGACATCACCAACTACGTGATGTTGGAGCTGGGCCAGCCGATGCACGCCTTCGACGCCGACCGGGTCGTCGGGCCGCTGGTGGTCCGCCGCGCCGAGGCGGGGGAGAAGCTGACCACCCTGGACGGTGTCAACCGGGTGCTCACCGCCGACGACATGGTCATCTGCGACGACACGGGTCCGATCTCCCTCGCGGCCGTGATGGGCGGCGAGACCAGCGAGGTCGTCGCCGACACCACCACCGTGCTCTTCGAGGCGGCGCACTGGGACCCGGCGATGGTCGGGCGTACGGCCCGCCGGCACAAGCTGTTCAGCGAGGCCGCGAAGCGCTGGGAGCGGGGCGTCGACCCGGCCGTGGCGCTGGTCGCGTTGGAACGTGCCGTGCGGCTGCTCACCGAGCACGGTGGTGGCACCCCGGGCGCGGAGGTCCTGGACATCGACCACGTCCGTCCGCGTACCCCGATCACCCTGCCGGCGGACCTGCCCACCCGGCGGGTCGGCGTGGAGTACCCGCCGGCGCGGGTGGTCGCCCTGCTGGAGCGGGTCGGCTGCACCGTCGCGCAGGGCGTGGACCGGTTGTCCGAGGACCCGGGCGCGGTCGGCGTGGCCAGCGGCGCCGGGACGGCGCTGAGTGTCACCCCGCCGACCTGGCGGCCCGACCTGACCGACCCGGCCGACCTGGTCGAGGAGGTGGTCCGCCTCGACGGGTACGACCGGGTGCCGTCGGTGCTGCCGACCGCGCCTCCCGGTCGCGGCCTGACCCCGCGGCAACGTCGGCGCCGGGCGGTCGCCGGGTCCCTCGCTGAGCGGGGGTACGTGGAGGTGCTCGCGCACCCCTTCGTGTCGCCGGAGCTGGCCGACCAGCTCGGCCTGGCGGCCGACGACCCGCGTCGCCCCGCGGTGCGGCTGGCCAACCCGTTGTCCGAGGAGGAGCCGCTGCTGCGCACCACGCTGCTCGGCCCGCTGCTCGGCATCCTCAAGCGCAACCTCGGTCGAGGTCACCGCGACCTCGCCCTCTACGAGATCGGCGCGGTCTTCCACCCGCGCGTCGGTGCCGGCAGCCCGCCGGCGATGGGCGTGGACCGGCGTCCCACCGACGCGGAGTTCGCGGCCGCCGACGCGGTGGTGCCGGCGCAGCCGGTGCACGTCGCGGTGGTGCTCGCCGGCGACCTCGACCCCGCCGGTTGGTGGGGTGCGGGTCGACCGGCCGGCTGGGCGGACGCGATCGAGGCGGCCCGTGACGTGCTCGACGCCGCCGGGATTCCCGGCGAGCGGGTCGAGGTGCGGGCGGCCGAGTACGCGCCGTGGCACCCGGGCCGCTGCGCCGAGCTGCGGGTCGACGGCGCGGTCGTCGGGCACGCCGGTGAGCTGCACCCGGTGGTCGTCGCGGCGTTGGAGCTGCCCCGACGCACCTGCGCGATGGAGCTGGACCTCGACACGCTGCCACCGACCCCGGTGACGCCCGCGCCGACGGTGTCCGGCTTCCCACCGGCGCTGATCGACGTGGCCTTGGTGGTGGACGACTCGGTGCCGGCGGAGCAGGTACGCCGGGCGCTGGAGGCGGGCGCCGGTGAACTGCTGGAGGACGTGCGGCTGTTCGACGTGTACTCCGGCGCGCAACTCGGCGCCGGCCGCCGGTCGTTGGCGTACAAGCTCACCTTCCGGGCACCGGACCGGACGCTTACCGTCGAGGAGGCGGTCGCGGCACGGGACGCGGCGGTCGCCGTCGCGGCGGAGCGCCTCGGCGCCACCCTGCGCGGCGCCTGA